The following are encoded together in the Acidicapsa ligni genome:
- a CDS encoding SGNH/GDSL hydrolase family protein produces the protein MTLARAAAAALLVLNTYSATCQHRDWIATWTASPEAADPDPDDALLNLNDQTVRERARVSVGGRQVRIVLSNEYGSAPLMLGRVSVGIARNKAAVVSRSLRGVTFDGKDKISIAAGATATSDPVDLRVESDTELVVSLYIPEPVIGVTWHSLAMKQAAISKHGDHTRDTIVETNKTSDSSVFLKQVLVPSHPRLKVIVAFGDSIVDGDKSTPEEDNGWPHDLFKRLLASGDMHYSVVNEGIAGNRLLKDGPFASLGASGLSRFQRDALDVPGVTDIVLLEGTNDIGFPEAKLHDLLLAPAKDAPTAEDIIRAYRQIIAESHARGIRVIGCTIMPTEGAAIANYHTDTKEHTRQAINDWIRTSRAFDAVIDFDAVMRDPEQPIRLNPRFASDDHLHPNAMGYQKMADAIDLSLLRRGGRSIAADR, from the coding sequence GGCTTTGCTCGTGTTGAACACATATTCAGCTACCTGTCAGCATCGCGATTGGATCGCGACCTGGACGGCAAGTCCTGAAGCCGCGGACCCCGATCCTGACGATGCGTTGCTCAATCTGAACGACCAGACGGTCAGAGAGCGAGCGCGCGTCTCCGTCGGCGGTCGGCAAGTCCGAATTGTGCTTTCCAATGAATATGGAAGCGCTCCGCTCATGTTGGGCCGTGTCAGTGTTGGCATTGCACGCAACAAAGCTGCAGTAGTCTCCAGATCGCTTCGAGGAGTCACATTCGATGGCAAAGACAAAATCAGTATCGCGGCAGGAGCGACCGCAACGAGTGACCCCGTGGACCTGCGCGTGGAGAGTGACACAGAACTTGTCGTCAGTCTGTACATTCCTGAGCCGGTTATAGGGGTTACCTGGCATTCGCTGGCCATGAAGCAGGCAGCCATCTCGAAGCATGGCGATCACACGCGGGATACGATTGTGGAGACGAACAAAACTTCCGATAGTTCGGTCTTTCTCAAACAGGTATTGGTTCCCAGCCACCCACGACTAAAAGTTATTGTTGCGTTTGGCGACTCGATCGTCGACGGCGATAAAAGCACTCCCGAAGAGGACAATGGCTGGCCGCACGACCTGTTCAAGCGGCTTCTTGCGAGCGGCGACATGCATTACTCGGTAGTCAATGAGGGCATCGCCGGTAACCGGCTTTTGAAAGACGGCCCCTTCGCTAGTCTTGGCGCCTCCGGTCTCTCTCGCTTTCAGCGGGATGCCCTGGATGTGCCGGGCGTTACAGATATCGTGCTCTTGGAAGGTACTAACGACATTGGATTTCCAGAGGCGAAACTACATGACCTCCTTCTAGCCCCCGCTAAGGACGCCCCGACAGCGGAAGACATCATCCGTGCGTACAGGCAGATCATTGCAGAATCACATGCTCGGGGAATCCGGGTGATCGGTTGCACCATCATGCCAACAGAAGGTGCCGCCATTGCCAACTATCATACGGACACCAAGGAGCATACTCGCCAAGCTATCAATGATTGGATTCGGACCAGCAGAGCGTTCGATGCAGTGATCGATTTCGATGCTGTAATGCGCGACCCGGAGCAACCGATCCGCTTGAATCCGCGTTTTGCATCTGACGACCATCTTCATCCAAATGCTATGGGCTATCAAAAGATGGCGGACGCTATCGACCTTTCCCTGTTGAGACGAGGCGGAAGAAGTATCGCGGCGGATAGGTAA
- a CDS encoding IS110 family RNA-guided transposase, protein MQIHSVGIDLGKTTFHLVALGAAGKVLVKKKFTQRQLLTYTANMQTSLIGLEACSGAHFLGRALRKQGHDVRLIPAQFVKPFVKSNKNDFVDAEAIAEAVERKNMRFVPIKTDDQLDLQAIHRVRDRLISRRTAVINQLRAFLLERGMVFAQTPAKLKAAMADILENAEADLTPQMRHLIDMLWSEWKTVELQVLELTKQLERISDADAGCTRIRQIPGIGPIVATAIVAAIGNGTAFRKGRDFAAWLGVVPRQYSTGGKAKLLGISKRGNVYLRKVLIHGARAAVLRIKRDRAPIGPWLDRLDARAPKNVVVVAMANKLARIAWAVLSSGQDYRPQPSVSVV, encoded by the coding sequence ATGCAGATACATTCCGTTGGCATCGACCTGGGCAAGACTACCTTTCACCTTGTGGCGCTCGGCGCAGCGGGCAAGGTGCTTGTGAAGAAGAAGTTCACACAACGCCAGTTGCTGACATACACGGCGAACATGCAGACTTCTCTGATCGGTCTGGAAGCTTGTTCCGGAGCGCACTTTCTCGGGAGGGCCTTGCGGAAGCAAGGCCACGATGTGCGCCTGATTCCTGCGCAGTTTGTGAAGCCCTTCGTGAAGTCCAACAAGAACGACTTCGTGGACGCCGAGGCCATCGCTGAAGCCGTCGAACGCAAGAACATGCGGTTCGTTCCGATCAAGACGGACGACCAGCTAGACCTTCAGGCGATCCACCGCGTGCGCGACCGGCTGATCTCGCGACGCACGGCCGTCATCAACCAGTTGAGGGCCTTCCTGCTCGAACGCGGGATGGTGTTTGCCCAGACGCCAGCGAAGCTCAAGGCCGCCATGGCAGACATCCTCGAGAACGCAGAAGCAGATCTGACACCGCAGATGCGCCACCTCATCGACATGCTGTGGAGTGAGTGGAAGACGGTTGAACTGCAGGTCTTGGAACTTACCAAGCAGTTGGAGCGCATCTCCGATGCAGACGCGGGTTGCACTCGCATCCGTCAGATTCCGGGCATCGGGCCGATCGTGGCAACAGCCATTGTGGCGGCTATCGGCAACGGAACTGCTTTCCGTAAAGGACGAGATTTCGCTGCATGGCTCGGTGTCGTACCCCGGCAGTATTCCACCGGAGGCAAGGCGAAGCTGCTCGGCATCAGCAAGCGGGGCAACGTCTATCTGCGCAAGGTTCTGATCCATGGCGCACGAGCTGCGGTGTTGAGGATCAAGCGAGATCGAGCGCCCATCGGACCCTGGCTGGATCGATTGGACGCCAGAGCGCCTAAGAACGTCGTCGTGGTTGCCATGGCGAACAAGCTGGCACGCATCGCATGGGCCGTTCTATCGAGCGGACAAGACTACAGGCCACAACCGAGCGTCTCAGTAGTTTGA
- a CDS encoding choice-of-anchor D domain-containing protein, protein MSLDLRLRQSPRVSMTASILVLLTLLSIGVAKAATLPQTATHRAVQAQAQATTQAQPKSRSQSAAVPSHDQIRQTLLRQPLYFEPAADGAMTRRSPAGTMRLDAAGKAQFSAPGKTAISMVLDGARTAAKPTGEETLPGRSNYLLGNDPALWRTGVSQFSRVRVPAVYPGIDLVYYGNGNQLEHDYQLAPNADPSLIRMRFQGAATVNDDSTGDLILRQTASTGTPNEALRLLKPVAYQQAANGAKTPIPVRYRPLADGGYGFALGVYDHRQAVVIDPVIVYGSYFGGKFNDSIVDLKVGSDGSLYLLLTTDSTDLKTVGATTGACVGECGPANADAGAFTQPDMYIAKLDSTFQTLLFATYLGGSDNDQAYNLALDTDGSVYVAGATHSTNFPIVNGYPGGTPVVGGKPSGTLTKLSADGSTILYSTFIGYGSPSASFAPPVMVTANNGIVYLIGQSDVADLNFIWQKNPLFMLGQDFLAKLDTTKTGTDSVVYATCVGDSVDGTKVAQLASLALDSKGDVWLYGQTSDNTFPVATANALEPQCRSTPCVASFLMEIDPTGASIPYATYLGGTNGASDTVVTPRDIVIDPSDNIYVSGYTNQGDFPTLNGYSLAIDGYYAGYASKLSPDGTTLLYSTFLPVSAEIAVSTKGQLAFTGVAGSGFPVQNNLQTMPIGANNYDAVFGLIDTTQSFDNSLLISSYLGTTTGTTLPQRVYLADTGQILIVGETNATDVPIANAYQPASGGGATDGFIAAIQSSSLTLTPTTITFPATSVGSTSAAMTATLLNGTTQSIYLIQSTLTDSKDFTQSDNCNGILSPQASCTVTFTFKPQTSGTLTSTYTTGDLDNPATRLTITLTGTANAAAATLSPTTLAFGSVTDGTSVTQSVTLTNSSSAALPITSAVVTGTGFSLTSNGCGASIAAGATCQFGITASPTAESPYTGTLTVTDSLGTQIVQLTATGAQAKGSETLLPATVNFGNVYDSTTAQQVVTFTNNGPGAVTFSAATITGQVFHIVTTTCITQPVAAGSSCTYTLSFIPFAVGTVQGTFTVTDGSSNPSVALTGTGIQPPTADDVRLSPSAVNFQNVVLGQGSSSSPEQQLTFANQTSQTIEVLGTQRIIAGAGSSFFNQQVGQPFFCPISTDGHANITLAPNTSCIIDIVFDPTGISTPDTTYNAQFQLSWTYSGDTQLHYLATALTANTLSPPTPVVSPTSLQFPATANGVTSAAQIVNVTNQGDSPFAIAGISINGTNPTAFTQTNNCPANLNKNGNCQISVYFKPLATGNEFSANLQIVLNTGTENVTLSGGTNPSDFVLSSASPSQGGSNPTWAIDVAPLTASIGFHQPITFKVTGLDPSYGTPVFTPSTVTPNGGTVSTTMTLSQPTPAALNRKPFSGTTTLPVLACCMAFFLGFRKKLKNYRVRIAAILIVVALATSALLGCSSSKPAVVFTVTATSGNISHNLTLTLQP, encoded by the coding sequence CGGCCATTTCCATGGTGCTCGATGGTGCCCGTACAGCAGCGAAGCCCACGGGCGAAGAGACCCTCCCCGGCCGCAGCAATTACCTCCTGGGCAACGATCCTGCACTGTGGCGGACCGGCGTCAGCCAGTTCAGCCGCGTTCGCGTACCGGCCGTTTACCCCGGTATCGATCTCGTCTACTACGGTAACGGCAATCAACTGGAGCACGATTACCAGTTAGCACCCAACGCCGATCCATCCCTGATCCGAATGCGCTTTCAAGGCGCGGCGACCGTAAACGACGACAGCACCGGCGACCTGATCCTGCGCCAGACGGCAAGCACCGGCACACCAAACGAGGCGCTGCGCCTGCTGAAGCCCGTGGCCTACCAGCAGGCGGCGAATGGGGCGAAAACACCCATCCCCGTCCGCTATCGTCCCCTGGCCGACGGCGGCTACGGCTTTGCCCTCGGTGTCTACGATCATCGGCAGGCAGTCGTCATCGACCCCGTGATTGTCTACGGCAGCTACTTCGGCGGCAAGTTTAACGACTCGATCGTCGATCTCAAAGTGGGCAGCGACGGCAGCCTTTACCTGCTGCTGACCACGGATTCGACAGACTTGAAGACGGTCGGCGCGACCACCGGAGCCTGCGTCGGAGAGTGCGGCCCGGCCAATGCAGACGCAGGCGCTTTCACCCAACCGGACATGTACATCGCCAAACTCGACAGCACCTTCCAGACGCTGCTCTTCGCGACATACCTCGGCGGCAGCGACAACGACCAGGCCTACAACCTTGCACTGGATACGGACGGCAGCGTCTACGTGGCAGGCGCCACGCATAGCACCAACTTCCCCATCGTCAACGGCTATCCCGGTGGCACACCTGTCGTAGGAGGCAAACCCTCCGGTACGCTGACCAAGCTCTCCGCGGACGGTTCCACGATCCTCTACTCCACGTTCATCGGCTACGGTAGCCCGTCTGCGAGCTTCGCTCCGCCCGTCATGGTCACCGCGAACAACGGTATCGTCTATCTGATCGGGCAATCCGACGTTGCGGATTTAAATTTCATCTGGCAGAAAAACCCTCTCTTCATGCTCGGTCAGGACTTTCTCGCCAAGCTCGACACCACCAAAACCGGAACGGATTCTGTTGTCTATGCGACCTGCGTAGGCGACAGCGTCGACGGCACGAAAGTCGCCCAGCTTGCATCCCTGGCACTCGATTCCAAGGGGGATGTCTGGCTCTACGGCCAAACCAGTGACAACACGTTTCCGGTCGCAACCGCCAACGCACTGGAGCCTCAATGCAGGTCTACCCCCTGCGTTGCCAGCTTCCTGATGGAGATTGATCCCACAGGCGCCTCAATCCCCTATGCCACGTACCTCGGAGGAACCAACGGTGCTTCCGACACCGTAGTTACGCCTCGTGACATCGTGATCGATCCTTCCGATAACATCTATGTCTCGGGCTATACCAATCAGGGCGATTTCCCCACCTTGAACGGTTACTCTCTCGCCATCGACGGCTATTACGCCGGTTACGCCAGCAAGCTCAGCCCGGATGGCACGACCCTGCTCTATTCCACCTTCCTGCCGGTGAGCGCCGAGATTGCAGTCTCGACAAAAGGCCAGCTGGCCTTTACCGGCGTCGCCGGATCGGGCTTTCCCGTTCAGAACAACCTGCAGACCATGCCGATTGGAGCGAATAATTACGACGCTGTGTTTGGCCTGATCGACACCACCCAGTCCTTCGACAACTCGTTGCTGATCTCGTCTTACCTGGGCACAACCACCGGCACCACGCTGCCGCAGCGCGTGTATCTCGCCGACACCGGCCAGATCCTGATCGTAGGCGAGACCAATGCAACGGACGTTCCGATCGCCAACGCTTATCAGCCGGCTAGTGGCGGCGGAGCTACAGACGGCTTCATCGCCGCTATTCAGTCCAGCTCCCTCACCCTGACACCGACCACCATCACCTTCCCGGCGACCAGCGTCGGATCAACCAGCGCCGCGATGACCGCAACGCTCCTCAACGGAACTACCCAGTCCATCTACCTGATCCAGAGCACACTTACCGACAGCAAGGACTTCACCCAGAGCGATAACTGCAACGGCATTCTGTCTCCGCAAGCCAGTTGCACGGTGACCTTCACCTTCAAGCCACAAACGTCCGGAACACTGACTTCGACCTACACCACCGGCGACCTCGACAACCCGGCGACCCGGCTCACAATTACGCTCACCGGAACCGCCAACGCAGCAGCGGCAACGCTTTCTCCCACCACGCTCGCCTTCGGCTCCGTCACGGACGGAACAAGCGTGACACAGTCTGTCACGCTTACAAACTCCTCCAGTGCAGCGCTCCCCATCACCAGCGCAGTCGTAACCGGCACAGGATTTTCGTTGACCAGCAATGGTTGCGGAGCCTCCATCGCCGCCGGTGCAACGTGCCAGTTCGGCATCACCGCGTCTCCTACAGCCGAGAGCCCCTACACAGGCACATTGACTGTAACCGATAGCCTTGGAACGCAGATCGTGCAGCTCACAGCCACCGGCGCACAAGCCAAGGGTTCGGAGACGCTGTTGCCTGCTACCGTGAACTTCGGCAATGTCTACGACAGCACCACCGCTCAGCAGGTCGTCACCTTTACCAACAACGGTCCGGGGGCGGTCACGTTTTCGGCAGCCACCATCACCGGACAGGTCTTCCATATCGTCACAACAACCTGCATCACACAGCCAGTTGCTGCCGGATCCTCCTGCACCTACACCTTGAGCTTCATCCCCTTCGCCGTCGGCACGGTGCAGGGCACCTTTACCGTCACAGATGGATCGTCAAACCCCTCGGTAGCGTTGACCGGAACAGGTATCCAGCCGCCGACTGCCGACGATGTTCGTCTCTCCCCGTCTGCCGTGAACTTCCAGAATGTCGTCCTGGGTCAGGGCTCCAGCTCGTCCCCTGAGCAGCAGCTCACCTTCGCGAACCAGACTTCACAGACCATTGAAGTTCTGGGAACACAGCGCATCATCGCCGGAGCGGGCAGCAGCTTCTTCAACCAGCAGGTAGGACAACCCTTCTTCTGCCCCATCTCGACAGATGGCCACGCCAACATCACTCTGGCTCCCAACACCAGTTGCATCATCGACATCGTCTTCGATCCCACCGGAATCTCTACGCCAGATACCACCTACAACGCACAGTTCCAACTTAGCTGGACCTACTCCGGCGACACGCAGCTACACTACCTAGCGACAGCCCTCACCGCGAACACCCTTTCGCCGCCAACCCCTGTCGTCAGTCCAACGTCGCTTCAATTCCCCGCCACGGCGAACGGTGTAACCAGTGCGGCCCAGATCGTCAACGTGACCAATCAGGGTGACTCGCCGTTTGCTATCGCTGGCATCAGCATCAACGGCACAAACCCTACAGCCTTCACCCAGACCAACAACTGCCCCGCAAACCTGAACAAAAATGGCAACTGCCAGATCTCCGTCTACTTCAAGCCTCTTGCAACAGGGAACGAATTCAGTGCCAACCTCCAGATCGTTCTCAACACGGGCACTGAGAACGTAACGCTCAGCGGCGGCACCAATCCTTCGGACTTCGTCCTCTCCTCAGCATCCCCATCACAGGGCGGCTCCAACCCGACATGGGCAATCGATGTCGCACCACTGACTGCAAGCATCGGCTTCCATCAGCCGATCACGTTCAAGGTGACCGGTCTCGACCCCTCGTATGGAACTCCGGTCTTCACGCCATCCACCGTGACTCCGAATGGAGGCACAGTCAGCACCACGATGACGCTCAGCCAGCCCACGCCTGCGGCCCTCAATCGGAAACCGTTTAGCGGAACGACCACACTGCCAGTACTCGCCTGCTGCATGGCGTTCTTCCTCGGCTTCCGCAAAAAGCTAAAGAACTACCGCGTACGAATTGCAGCAATTCTTATAGTCGTAGCACTAGCAACATCGGCACTCCTGGGATGCTCAAGCAGCAAACCCGCAGTAGTCTTCACCGTCACAGCCACCAGCGGAAACATCAGCCACAACCTAACCCTGACTCTCCAACCCTGA